In Nocardioides marinus, one DNA window encodes the following:
- a CDS encoding cytidine deaminase: MSTPGTGVDWDALQAEAVAASRHAYAPYSSFAVGAAALVDDGRLVTGCNVENAAYGVALCAECGLVSRLHIEGGGRLTHFVCVGGAVGTEPVVVMPCGRCRQLLWENGGPEMEIMTVSGLRRMSEVLPDAFGPDDLA, encoded by the coding sequence GTGTCGACCCCTGGGACCGGCGTCGACTGGGACGCCCTGCAGGCCGAGGCGGTGGCCGCCTCGCGGCACGCCTACGCGCCCTACTCCTCCTTCGCGGTGGGTGCCGCGGCGCTCGTCGACGACGGGCGGCTGGTGACCGGCTGCAACGTCGAGAACGCCGCCTACGGCGTCGCGCTGTGCGCGGAGTGCGGGCTGGTCAGCCGGCTGCACATCGAGGGCGGCGGGCGCCTGACGCACTTCGTGTGCGTGGGCGGCGCCGTCGGCACCGAGCCGGTCGTGGTGATGCCGTGCGGGCGCTGCCGCCAGCTGCTGTGGGAGAACGGCGGCCCGGAGATGGAGATCATGACCGTCTCGGGGCTGCGTCGGATGAGCGAGGTGCTGCCGGATGCCTTCGGCCCCGACGACCTCGCTTGA
- a CDS encoding cytochrome P450: MPSAPTTSLDLTDPAVVADPYPWFAQERSRHAVAWHEPSGSWFTFTHAAVSAVQRDRRLGRLWTDREPAERLEPFNLLHRNQMMENEPPEHTRLRRPVASAFSRGHVERLRPRVRALASELLDEVDASRPFDVVEAYAEPLPVLVIAELLGVPRSHAHDLRDWSQAIVRMYEPSPDESVVAAAVAAAEDFAALVRDLVAVRRRQPADDLITDLAGTELSDDEVVAAVVLLLNAGHEASVNVFGNGLVAMLRRGLRPGPDVAACVEEMLRFDSALQLFERTATAEVELPGGIVVRPGERVSALLGAANRDPAVFERPDEFDVARATNPHLAFGVGVHFCLGAPLARMELTESVALLFERLPGLALAGEPESRGTFVLRGHRRVEVTASGGHPEERDA, translated from the coding sequence ATGCCTTCGGCCCCGACGACCTCGCTTGACCTGACCGACCCCGCCGTCGTCGCCGACCCCTACCCCTGGTTCGCGCAGGAGCGGTCCCGGCACGCGGTCGCCTGGCACGAGCCCTCGGGCTCCTGGTTCACCTTCACCCACGCCGCGGTCTCGGCGGTGCAGCGTGACCGCCGGCTGGGGCGGCTCTGGACCGACCGCGAGCCCGCGGAGCGCCTCGAGCCGTTCAACCTGCTGCACCGCAACCAGATGATGGAGAACGAGCCGCCGGAGCACACCCGGCTGCGGCGTCCGGTCGCCTCGGCGTTCAGCCGCGGCCACGTGGAGCGGCTGCGGCCGCGGGTGCGCGCGCTGGCCTCCGAGCTGCTGGACGAGGTCGACGCCTCGCGCCCCTTCGACGTGGTCGAGGCCTACGCCGAGCCGCTGCCGGTGCTGGTCATCGCCGAGCTGCTGGGGGTGCCGCGCAGCCACGCCCACGACCTGCGCGACTGGTCCCAGGCGATCGTGCGGATGTACGAGCCCTCGCCCGACGAGAGCGTCGTCGCCGCGGCCGTGGCCGCCGCGGAGGACTTCGCCGCCCTGGTGCGCGACCTGGTCGCCGTACGCCGCCGGCAGCCCGCAGACGACCTCATCACCGACCTCGCGGGTACCGAGCTGAGCGACGACGAGGTCGTCGCGGCCGTGGTGCTGCTGCTCAACGCCGGCCACGAGGCCTCGGTCAACGTCTTCGGCAACGGCCTCGTGGCGATGCTGCGGCGGGGGCTGCGGCCGGGCCCCGACGTGGCGGCGTGCGTGGAGGAGATGCTGCGCTTCGACTCCGCGCTGCAGCTCTTCGAGCGCACCGCCACCGCGGAGGTCGAGCTGCCCGGGGGGATCGTGGTCCGCCCCGGCGAGAGGGTCAGCGCCCTGCTGGGCGCCGCCAACCGCGACCCGGCCGTCTTCGAGCGGCCCGACGAGTTCGACGTCGCCCGGGCGACCAACCCGCACCTGGCCTTCGGGGTCGGCGTGCACTTCTGCCTGGGTGCACCACTGGCCAGGATGGAGCTGACGGAGTCGGTGGCGCTGCTGTTCGAGCGCCTGCCCGGCCTGGCCCTGGCCGGGGAGCCGGAGAGCCGCGGCACGTTCGTGCTGCGCGGCCACCGACGAGTGGAGGTGACCGCATCGGGCGGTCACCCGGAGGAGAGGGACGCATGA
- a CDS encoding thymidine phosphorylase, which yields MSQHDAVEVITAKRDGGTLSDSQIDWVVDAYTRGDVADEQMSALAMAILLNGMEREEISRWTAAMIASGERMDFSALSRPTADKHSTGGVGDKITLPLAPLVAACGVAVPQLSGRGLGHTGGTLDKLESIPGWRAALSNDEMMRQLEEVGAVICAAGTGLAPADKKLYALRDVTGTVEAIPLIASSIMSKKIAEGTGSLVLDVKVGTGAFMKDLDRARELAETMVALGKDAGVRTTALLTDMSTPLGFTAGNAIEVAESVEVLAGGGPADVVELTVALAREMLAGAGVDDVDPADKLADGSAMDVWKKMIRAQDGDPDAALPTARESHVVTAPATGVLTRLDALAVGMAAWRLGAGRAKLGDAVQDGAGVVWHARPGDEVTEGQPLMTLLTDEPERFDRALASLEGGYDVEPAGSAYEPSPLVIDRVS from the coding sequence ATGAGCCAGCACGACGCCGTCGAGGTGATCACCGCCAAGAGGGACGGCGGCACCCTGAGCGACAGCCAGATCGACTGGGTCGTCGACGCCTACACCCGGGGTGACGTCGCCGACGAGCAGATGTCGGCGCTGGCGATGGCGATCCTGCTCAACGGCATGGAGCGCGAGGAGATCTCGCGCTGGACCGCGGCGATGATCGCCTCGGGGGAGCGGATGGACTTCTCCGCGCTGTCCCGCCCCACCGCCGACAAGCACTCGACCGGCGGGGTGGGGGACAAGATCACCCTGCCGCTGGCGCCCCTGGTCGCCGCCTGCGGCGTGGCCGTGCCGCAGCTCTCCGGTCGCGGGCTGGGCCACACCGGCGGCACGCTCGACAAGCTCGAGTCGATCCCCGGCTGGCGCGCCGCGCTGTCCAACGACGAGATGATGCGTCAGCTCGAGGAGGTCGGCGCGGTCATCTGCGCGGCCGGCACCGGCCTGGCCCCGGCCGACAAGAAGCTCTACGCCCTGCGCGACGTGACCGGCACCGTCGAGGCGATCCCGCTGATCGCCTCCTCGATCATGAGCAAGAAGATCGCCGAGGGCACCGGCTCGCTGGTGCTGGACGTCAAGGTCGGCACCGGGGCGTTCATGAAGGACCTCGACCGTGCCCGCGAGCTGGCCGAGACGATGGTGGCGCTCGGCAAGGACGCCGGCGTGCGCACCACCGCGCTGCTCACCGACATGTCCACCCCGCTGGGGTTCACCGCCGGCAACGCCATCGAGGTGGCCGAGTCCGTCGAGGTGCTGGCCGGCGGCGGACCGGCCGACGTCGTGGAGCTCACCGTCGCCCTCGCGCGCGAGATGCTCGCGGGTGCGGGGGTCGACGACGTCGACCCCGCCGACAAGCTGGCCGACGGCTCCGCGATGGACGTGTGGAAGAAGATGATCCGCGCCCAGGACGGCGACCCCGACGCGGCGCTTCCGACCGCGCGGGAGTCCCACGTGGTGACCGCGCCGGCCACGGGTGTCCTGACGCGGCTCGACGCGTTGGCCGTCGGCATGGCCGCCTGGCGCCTCGGCGCGGGCCGCGCGAAGCTCGGCGACGCCGTCCAGGACGGCGCCGGCGTCGTCTGGCACGCGCGCCCCGGCGACGAGGTCACCGAGGGTCAGCCGCTGATGACGCTGCTCACCGACGAGCCCGAGCGCTTCGACCGCGCGCTGGCCAGCCTCGAGGGCGGGTACGACGTGGAGCCGGCCGGGTCGGCGTACGAGCCGTCGCCGCTGGTGATCGACCGGGTCAGCTGA
- a CDS encoding MaoC family dehydratase has protein sequence MRVFTTMDEVSAAAGEELGTSDWVEITQERVDTFADATGDHQWIHVDAERSAEGPFGGTIAHGYLTLSMVPWLGSEVFALDTPGAKLNYGVNKVRFPNPVRVGKRVRAHVAMGEVTDIPAGKQITLRYTIEIEGESKPACVAETVVLLLA, from the coding sequence ATGCGCGTCTTCACCACCATGGACGAGGTCTCCGCCGCCGCCGGCGAGGAGCTGGGCACGAGCGACTGGGTGGAGATCACCCAGGAGCGCGTCGACACCTTCGCCGACGCCACCGGCGACCACCAGTGGATCCACGTCGACGCCGAGCGGAGCGCGGAGGGCCCCTTCGGCGGCACCATCGCCCACGGCTACCTCACGCTCTCGATGGTGCCGTGGCTGGGCAGCGAGGTCTTCGCGCTCGACACCCCGGGTGCCAAGCTCAACTACGGCGTCAACAAGGTCCGCTTCCCGAACCCCGTCCGGGTCGGCAAGCGGGTGCGCGCCCACGTGGCCATGGGCGAGGTGACCGACATCCCGGCCGGCAAGCAGATCACCCTGCGCTACACGATCGAGATCGAGGGCGAGAGCAAGCCCGCCTGCGTGGCCGAGACGGTCGTCCTGCTGCTGGCGTGA
- a CDS encoding adenosine deaminase: protein MSATPSPDLSRDDVLRAPKVLLHDHLDGGLRPSTVLELAREVGHELPTDPDGDAAALGRWFADAADSGSLERYLETFTHTVAVMQTADALTRVARECVEDLVADGVVYAEVRYAPEQHLEDGLSLDEVVAAVQRGFDEGVAAAEGRIVVRQLLTAMRHAARSMEIAELAVQWRDRGVAGFDIAGAEAGYPPTRHLDAFEYLQRENFHFTIHAGEAFGTPSIWEALQWCGADRLGHGVRIVDDITVAEDGSVELGRLAAYVRDKRIPLELCPASNVQTGAATSVAEHPIGLLTDLRFRITVNTDNRLMSGTSMTEEMWSLVEAFGYGAAELRWFTINAMKSAFLPFDERLALIDEVIKPGYAGLVGPAPADGAAR from the coding sequence ATGAGCGCCACCCCCTCTCCAGACCTCTCCCGCGACGACGTGCTGCGGGCGCCGAAGGTGCTCCTGCACGACCACCTCGACGGCGGGCTGCGGCCCTCGACGGTCCTGGAGCTGGCCCGCGAGGTCGGCCACGAGCTGCCCACCGACCCCGACGGCGACGCCGCGGCGCTGGGCCGCTGGTTCGCCGATGCCGCCGACTCCGGGTCCCTCGAGCGCTACCTGGAGACCTTCACCCACACCGTCGCGGTCATGCAGACCGCCGACGCCCTGACCCGGGTGGCGCGCGAGTGCGTCGAGGACCTCGTCGCCGACGGCGTGGTCTACGCCGAGGTCCGCTACGCCCCCGAGCAGCACCTCGAGGACGGGCTCTCGCTCGACGAGGTCGTGGCAGCGGTGCAGCGCGGCTTCGACGAGGGCGTCGCCGCGGCCGAGGGCCGCATCGTGGTGCGCCAGCTCCTGACCGCCATGCGGCACGCCGCGCGCTCGATGGAGATCGCCGAGCTGGCCGTGCAGTGGCGCGACCGCGGCGTCGCCGGCTTCGACATCGCCGGCGCCGAGGCCGGCTACCCCCCGACCCGCCACCTCGACGCCTTCGAGTACCTCCAGCGCGAGAACTTCCACTTCACCATCCACGCCGGCGAGGCCTTCGGCACCCCGTCGATCTGGGAGGCCCTGCAGTGGTGCGGCGCGGACCGGCTCGGCCACGGCGTGCGGATCGTGGACGACATCACGGTCGCCGAGGACGGGTCGGTCGAGCTGGGCCGGCTCGCGGCGTACGTCCGCGACAAGCGGATCCCCCTGGAGCTGTGCCCGGCCAGCAACGTCCAGACCGGCGCGGCCACCTCGGTGGCCGAGCACCCCATCGGCCTGCTCACCGACCTGCGCTTCCGGATCACGGTCAACACCGACAACCGGCTGATGAGCGGGACGTCGATGACCGAGGAGATGTGGTCGCTGGTCGAGGCGTTCGGGTACGGCGCCGCGGAGCTGCGGTGGTTCACCATCAACGCGATGAAGTCGGCCTTCCTGCCCTTCGACGAGCGGCTGGCGCTCATCGACGAGGTCATCAAGCCCGGGTACGCCGGGCTCGTCGGCCCGGCCCCGGCCGACGGTGCCGCCCGGTGA
- a CDS encoding DUF3592 domain-containing protein — translation MILSVVMLGAAGVALALSVVLGLRGLRERRAADSFAERAVVTVADVLETRPKDVAMSGEPVTVYFHLVRYEVDGQTLTSETMSGMEPPIPHVGERVEVRYDSAHPGRVVLDQVDHRMGAGATALGLARVMLGAAVSLPVAWALIVLITEFAV, via the coding sequence ATGATCCTGAGCGTGGTCATGCTGGGTGCGGCCGGTGTCGCCCTGGCCCTCTCCGTCGTCCTGGGCCTGCGCGGCCTGCGCGAGCGCCGCGCTGCCGACTCCTTCGCCGAGCGGGCGGTCGTCACCGTCGCCGACGTCCTGGAGACCCGCCCCAAGGACGTCGCCATGTCCGGGGAGCCGGTGACCGTCTACTTCCACCTGGTGCGCTACGAGGTCGACGGCCAGACCCTGACCTCGGAGACGATGTCGGGCATGGAGCCGCCGATCCCGCACGTGGGGGAGCGGGTCGAGGTCCGCTACGACTCCGCGCACCCGGGCCGCGTGGTCCTCGACCAGGTCGACCACCGGATGGGTGCCGGGGCCACCGCCCTCGGCCTGGCCCGGGTCATGCTCGGGGCCGCGGTGTCGCTGCCGGTGGCCTGGGCGCTGATCGTGCTGATCACCGAGTTCGCGGTCTAG
- a CDS encoding ATP-binding protein, translated as MHARVIVLAGPSGSGKSRLAARLGLPVLRLDDFYKDGDDPTLPRIEHGANAGLVDWDHPESWLPEDALATMVELATTGHAEVPVYEISENGRCGSRALDLGGARLFVAEGIFAPDVVGPAREAGVLAAAYCVRRSAATTFVLRLVRDLREHRKPPLVLVRRGLALARAQRGVVADAVAKGCEPLSPDRTVEAVAAL; from the coding sequence GTGCATGCGCGGGTGATCGTCCTGGCCGGTCCGTCCGGATCCGGCAAGTCCCGTCTCGCCGCTCGGCTCGGCCTGCCCGTGCTGCGGCTCGACGACTTCTACAAGGACGGCGACGACCCCACGCTGCCGCGCATCGAGCACGGCGCCAACGCCGGCCTGGTCGACTGGGACCACCCAGAGTCCTGGCTCCCCGAGGACGCCCTGGCCACGATGGTCGAGCTGGCCACCACCGGCCACGCCGAGGTGCCGGTCTACGAGATCTCCGAGAACGGTCGCTGCGGCTCGCGCGCGCTCGACCTCGGCGGGGCGCGGCTCTTCGTCGCCGAGGGCATCTTCGCCCCCGACGTGGTCGGGCCGGCCCGCGAGGCAGGCGTGCTCGCCGCCGCCTACTGCGTACGCCGCTCGGCGGCCACGACCTTCGTGCTGCGCCTCGTACGCGACCTCCGGGAGCACCGCAAGCCACCGCTGGTGCTGGTCCGGCGGGGGCTGGCGCTGGCCCGGGCCCAGCGCGGCGTCGTCGCCGACGCCGTCGCCAAGGGCTGCGAGCCGCTCTCCCCCGATCGCACCGTCGAGGCGGTCGCGGCGCTGTGA
- a CDS encoding WXG100 family type VII secretion target, protein MTTSAPTQHDTSFVDWQDEVERMLETLEEKIQEGVDWVLDQWDGSILDSWLKYTSPAVYAAGKYALSRLEDAIQRIWDEFERTLPEVWEQVRRLFATPWGLMDLSERYSEAAGALRDEEIAVERLTRHLQKGWSGDAAAAYAGVAAEQKNAILAVNTGLTSASSACATGARQVWATWQAVVDTILDIAGSVVAAIKDGTDAGQWVTLDAGPAIKVIGEVAIEVLRLANELLGFWADNTTVNLAVWTGLNDGLVGLRSGNAWPDIDSYDRDDVRDGSGWTHS, encoded by the coding sequence ATGACGACCAGCGCACCGACGCAGCACGACACGTCCTTCGTCGACTGGCAGGACGAGGTCGAGCGGATGCTGGAGACCCTCGAGGAGAAGATCCAGGAGGGCGTCGACTGGGTCCTCGACCAGTGGGACGGCTCCATCCTCGACTCGTGGCTGAAGTACACCAGCCCGGCGGTCTACGCCGCCGGCAAGTACGCCCTCAGCAGGCTGGAGGACGCGATCCAGCGGATCTGGGACGAGTTCGAGCGCACCCTCCCCGAGGTGTGGGAGCAGGTGCGACGCCTGTTCGCCACCCCGTGGGGCCTGATGGACCTCAGCGAGCGCTACAGCGAGGCGGCCGGGGCGCTGCGCGACGAGGAGATCGCCGTGGAACGCCTCACCCGGCACCTCCAGAAGGGCTGGAGCGGAGACGCCGCCGCGGCCTACGCCGGGGTGGCGGCCGAGCAGAAGAACGCCATCCTGGCCGTCAACACCGGGCTCACCAGCGCCTCCTCGGCCTGCGCCACCGGGGCCCGCCAGGTCTGGGCGACCTGGCAGGCGGTGGTCGACACCATCCTCGACATCGCCGGCTCGGTCGTGGCCGCGATCAAGGACGGCACCGATGCCGGCCAGTGGGTCACCCTCGACGCAGGGCCTGCGATCAAGGTGATCGGCGAGGTCGCGATCGAGGTGCTGCGCCTGGCCAACGAGCTGCTCGGTTTCTGGGCCGACAACACCACCGTCAACCTCGCTGTGTGGACCGGTCTCAACGACGGCCTGGTGGGCCTGCGCTCGGGCAACGCGTGGCCCGACATCGATTCCTACGACCGCGACGACGTCCGTGACGGGAGCGGCTGGACGCACTCCTAG
- a CDS encoding aldehyde dehydrogenase family protein, giving the protein MSARIDVRKTYKLFIGGAFPRSESGYSYVVNDHKGTFVANAALASRKDARDAVVAARKAVGGWSGRTAYNRAQILYRVAEVMEDRRPQFVQAVQHSEGLNAGKAEKVVDAAVDRLVWYAGWADKLAQVVGNANPVAGPFFNLSTPEPTGVVAVLAPEESSLLGLVSVIAPVIVSGNTAVVVSSYSRPLPAVNLAEVLATSDLPGGVVNILTGKAATVAPWLASHMDVNAIDLTGIAGDTALATELEVAAADNLKRVRRAPASEPDWTQDPGLEPMTAFLEIKTVWHPMGV; this is encoded by the coding sequence ATGAGCGCGCGCATCGACGTCCGCAAGACCTACAAGCTCTTCATCGGCGGGGCCTTCCCCCGCTCGGAGTCGGGCTACTCCTACGTCGTCAACGACCACAAGGGGACCTTCGTGGCCAACGCCGCCCTCGCCTCGCGCAAGGACGCCCGTGACGCCGTCGTCGCCGCCCGCAAGGCCGTCGGCGGCTGGTCGGGTCGCACCGCCTACAACCGCGCGCAGATCCTCTACCGCGTCGCCGAGGTCATGGAGGACCGCCGTCCGCAGTTCGTCCAGGCCGTGCAGCACTCCGAGGGGCTCAACGCCGGCAAGGCCGAGAAGGTCGTCGACGCCGCCGTGGACCGCCTGGTCTGGTACGCAGGCTGGGCCGACAAGCTCGCCCAGGTCGTCGGCAACGCCAACCCCGTGGCCGGCCCGTTCTTCAACCTCTCCACCCCCGAGCCGACCGGTGTCGTGGCCGTCCTCGCGCCCGAGGAGTCCTCGCTGCTCGGGCTGGTCTCGGTCATCGCCCCGGTGATCGTGAGCGGCAACACCGCGGTCGTGGTGTCGTCGTACTCCCGGCCGCTGCCCGCGGTGAACCTCGCCGAGGTGCTCGCGACCAGCGACCTGCCCGGTGGCGTGGTCAACATCCTCACCGGGAAGGCGGCCACCGTCGCCCCCTGGCTGGCCTCGCACATGGACGTCAACGCCATCGACCTGACCGGCATCGCCGGAGACACCGCGCTCGCCACCGAGCTCGAGGTCGCCGCGGCCGACAACCTCAAGCGGGTCCGCCGGGCCCCGGCGAGCGAGCCGGACTGGACCCAGGACCCCGGCCTGGAGCCGATGACGGCGTTCCTGGAGATCAAGACCGTCTGGCACCCGATGGGGGTCTGA
- a CDS encoding aldehyde dehydrogenase family protein gives MSIFEYAPAPESRAVVDIKESYGLFVNGEFTSGAGTAFKTVNPATEEVLAEVAEADASDVDRAVKAARKAYDKVWGPMPGRERAKYLYRIARIIQERSRELAVLETLDNGKPIKEARDVDVPTVAAHFFYYAGWADKLEHSGYGTTPLGVAGQVIPWNFPLLMLAWKVAPALACGNTVVLKPAETTPLTALLFAEICQQADLPPGVVNILTGAGETGRAIVEHPGVDKVAFTGSTDVGKAIARAVAGTDKKVTLELGGKAANIVFDDAPMDQAVEGIVNGIFFNQGHVCCAGSRLLVQESVADEVLERLKRRMATLRLGDPLDKNTDVGAINSAAQLARIRELSEAGEAEGAERWSAPCDLPSSGYWFAPTLFTGVSQAHRIAREEIFGPVLSVLTFRTPSEAVEKANNTPYGLSAGIWTEKGSRILDVAGKLRAGVVWANTFNKFDPTSPFGGYKESGYGREGGRHGLAAYLEGGQA, from the coding sequence ATGAGCATCTTCGAGTACGCGCCGGCTCCCGAGTCGCGCGCGGTCGTCGACATCAAGGAGTCCTACGGGCTCTTCGTGAACGGCGAGTTCACCAGCGGCGCGGGCACCGCCTTCAAGACCGTCAACCCCGCCACCGAGGAGGTCCTCGCCGAGGTCGCGGAGGCCGACGCCTCCGACGTCGACCGCGCGGTGAAGGCCGCCCGCAAGGCCTACGACAAGGTCTGGGGCCCGATGCCGGGCCGCGAGCGCGCCAAGTACCTCTACCGCATCGCGCGGATCATCCAGGAACGCAGCCGCGAGCTCGCCGTCCTGGAGACCCTCGACAACGGCAAGCCGATCAAGGAGGCCCGCGACGTCGACGTCCCGACCGTCGCGGCGCACTTCTTCTACTACGCCGGCTGGGCCGACAAGCTCGAGCACAGCGGCTACGGCACCACGCCCCTCGGCGTCGCCGGACAGGTCATCCCGTGGAACTTCCCGCTGCTGATGCTGGCGTGGAAGGTCGCCCCGGCCCTGGCCTGCGGCAACACCGTGGTCCTCAAGCCGGCCGAGACGACCCCGCTGACCGCGCTGCTCTTCGCCGAGATCTGCCAGCAGGCCGACCTCCCGCCGGGTGTCGTCAACATCCTCACCGGCGCCGGTGAGACCGGCCGCGCGATCGTCGAGCACCCGGGAGTCGACAAGGTCGCCTTCACCGGCTCCACCGACGTCGGCAAGGCCATCGCCCGTGCCGTCGCCGGCACCGACAAGAAGGTGACCCTCGAGCTCGGCGGCAAGGCCGCCAACATCGTCTTCGACGACGCCCCCATGGACCAGGCGGTCGAGGGCATCGTCAACGGCATCTTCTTCAACCAGGGCCACGTCTGCTGCGCGGGCTCGCGCCTGCTGGTCCAGGAGTCCGTGGCCGACGAGGTGCTCGAGCGCCTCAAGCGCCGGATGGCCACCCTGCGCCTCGGCGACCCGCTGGACAAGAACACCGACGTGGGCGCCATCAACTCCGCCGCCCAGCTGGCCCGCATCCGCGAGCTCTCCGAGGCCGGCGAGGCCGAGGGCGCCGAGCGCTGGTCCGCGCCGTGCGACCTGCCCAGCAGCGGCTACTGGTTCGCCCCGACGCTGTTCACCGGCGTCTCCCAGGCCCACCGGATCGCCCGCGAGGAGATCTTCGGCCCCGTGCTGTCGGTGCTGACGTTCCGTACGCCGTCGGAGGCCGTCGAGAAGGCCAACAACACCCCGTACGGCCTCTCGGCAGGCATCTGGACCGAGAAGGGCTCCCGCATCCTCGACGTCGCCGGCAAGCTGCGCGCCGGGGTGGTGTGGGCCAACACGTTCAACAAGTTCGACCCCACCAGCCCGTTCGGCGGCTACAAGGAGTCCGGCTACGGCCGTGAGGGCGGCCGGCACGGCCTGGCCGCGTACCTCGAGGGAGGCCAGGCATGA
- the deoC gene encoding deoxyribose-phosphate aldolase, translating to MPTISTPGVGWDFSDVTRSDAALRRFLHGLPGVDQVGAEARAAALGTRSIKTTAKEQALDLAIRMVDLTTLEGQDTPGKVRALASKAMRPDPTDPTCPATAAVCVYPDLVGVAKDTLGESGVNIAAVATAFPSGRAARDIKLADTQDAVEAGADEIDMVIDRGAFLSGRYLEVFEEIVAVREACTQGERSAHLKVIFETGELQTYDNVRRASWLAMMAGGHFIKTSTGKVQPAATLPVTMIMLEAVRDFREATGQMVGVKPAGGIRTTKDAIKYLVMVNEVAGHDWLDPDWFRFGASTLLNDLLMQRTKMRTGRYSGPDYVTLD from the coding sequence ATGCCCACGATCTCCACCCCCGGAGTCGGCTGGGACTTCTCGGACGTCACCCGGTCCGACGCTGCGCTCCGTCGCTTCCTGCACGGCCTGCCCGGCGTCGACCAGGTGGGTGCAGAGGCCCGCGCCGCCGCCCTCGGGACCCGCTCGATCAAGACCACCGCCAAGGAGCAGGCTCTCGACCTCGCGATCCGGATGGTCGACCTGACCACCCTGGAGGGCCAGGACACCCCCGGCAAGGTCCGGGCCCTGGCCAGCAAGGCGATGCGTCCCGACCCCACCGACCCGACCTGCCCGGCCACGGCCGCCGTCTGCGTCTACCCCGACCTCGTCGGGGTCGCCAAGGACACCCTCGGCGAGTCCGGCGTCAACATCGCCGCCGTCGCGACCGCGTTCCCCTCGGGACGCGCGGCGCGTGACATCAAGCTCGCCGACACCCAGGACGCGGTCGAGGCCGGCGCCGACGAGATCGACATGGTCATCGACCGCGGGGCGTTCCTGTCCGGTCGTTACCTGGAGGTCTTCGAGGAGATCGTCGCGGTCCGCGAGGCCTGCACCCAGGGCGAGCGCAGCGCCCACCTGAAGGTCATCTTCGAGACCGGCGAGCTGCAGACCTACGACAACGTCCGTCGCGCCAGCTGGCTGGCGATGATGGCCGGCGGTCACTTCATCAAGACCTCCACCGGCAAGGTCCAGCCAGCGGCGACGCTGCCGGTCACGATGATCATGCTGGAGGCCGTCCGCGACTTCCGCGAGGCCACCGGCCAGATGGTCGGCGTGAAGCCCGCCGGCGGCATCCGCACCACCAAGGACGCCATCAAGTACCTCGTGATGGTCAACGAGGTCGCGGGCCACGACTGGCTCGACCCCGACTGGTTCCGCTTCGGCGCCTCCACGCTGCTCAACGACCTGCTGATGCAGCGGACCAAGATGCGCACCGGCCGCTACAGCGGCCCCGACTACGTCACCCTCGACTGA